In Temnothorax longispinosus isolate EJ_2023e chromosome 10, Tlon_JGU_v1, whole genome shotgun sequence, a single window of DNA contains:
- the LOC139819904 gene encoding uncharacterized protein, which yields MTACYVSPEVTIVLSKEEIHRRYQDTAMTIFKEEQGRKKKIASYLSFGNSRRTMEYSNNGNHPVIVRKPVDSGITQNAHLSSRMSIEYRKPGERCAIT from the exons ATGACTGCGTGTTATGTATCTCCAGAGGTGACCATTGTCCTGAGCAAGGAAGAGATTCATAGGAGATACCAAGATACCGCTATGACCATATTTAAg gAGGAACAaggtagaaagaaaaaaatcgccAGCTATCTTAGTTTTGGAAACAGTCGCAGGACAATGGAATACAGTAACAACGGAAATCACCCCGTTATCGTACGCAAACCTGTGGACTCTGGAATTACGCAGAACGCTCACTTATCTTCACGAATGTCAATAGAATATCGCAAGCCGGGCGAGAGATGCGCGATAACTTAA
- the LOC139819901 gene encoding uncharacterized protein, which translates to MLSEDNSVKMIQSKHQQSVHQQHQQQNMRKSVGVMGTRRIFTTGFKIKVLDSYRHDKDCRQNQRATARKYNIHRRQIQKWLQCEEQLRNSVENGNAGAVSSATASSPVTKSESTVTEATGNTVTPATPALNLNLARQHGDELTTQQGPPPSHPPHGSAPSSPQYNIQTTTTSTVLPLHLTSVGYQEYSPEQRLRLFEEDRVHISDVHGYSDTQVDQDRNYYVLNGDGQRDAEVSSTFGGRNEVKVYQTLTSYHSPHQEHRYNIDDISNVARNHSPNHHPQQREQSYGNVDSFDGRSYSLLLAPSMIKTEPASPDIAATSGLYEPTGSPSGPRAPLSPEVSHRGADSGGSSSSVHFVDCSRAPTSPYLHVHAHEHAHTCPLDSEKPILSLLHEQKRESEETTQHTEEKREEEVQEEAKYCRTLIKEEVNLDEEEAYDEGEEVTASSCVDYQRPPVGGSSPDSLGPVSPTIAIYDRNGYSLPSSPRDSASAARSRNSWSDSEMDPLSINSSNSCGSFTRRRSFPLRFKLDVLDAFHRDEEVKENQRATARKFGINRRQVQKWLEQEADLRDEIALRGDSRQRLGPIQDVASNSGHQYDSPLDLTTTSYASLRVTNCISLLRDRLEMESYEPLPAQNLDRDVGLISFLHPINYQHCTVIEPSSEACSNLSCSVDSHTTMSTTSSYQELSLRDSCYAEPAIKTYCHASRANSVVSNFSEGCEQRVSPLKRQHCTFASCYDSMSSPKRFCERISDVDDTYDVPQDTPLCLVKPKLSRELSRTERLTKAIDQSISTVSTSNNPDAITFKPYLDNPVSKPMKKCAVQHDLSPISNYNINNNNNDNNCQIICNFNEKKNPNYGVKLNLQVPWTSNFLGLRHRVLPSAFVSVSSLHR; encoded by the coding sequence ATGCTCAGTGAGGATAACTCAGTGAAAATGATTCAATCGAAGCATCAACAATCAGTGCATCAGCAACACCAACAGCAGAATATGCGAAAATCTGTGGGCGTTATGGGCACCAGACGTATCTTTACAACAGGCTTTAAAATTAAGGTGCTGGATTCCTATAGGCACGACAAAGACTGTCGGCAGAATCAGCGTGCTACTGCGAGAAAATACAATATTCACCGTCGTCAAATACAAAAATGGCTGCAATGTGAGGAGCAGCTCAGAAATAGCGTCGAAAATGGGAATGCTGGGGCCGTTTCGTCGGCAACTGCTTCTTCTCCGGTTACTAAATCGGAAAGTACTGTGACGGAAGCCACAGGGAATACCGTGACTCCAGCAACGCCGGCCTTGAACCTCAACCTCGCCAGACAGCACGGCGACGAGCTGACTACACAGCAAGGGCCCCCACCTTCTCATCCTCCGCATGGCAGTGCACCCTCCTCGCCCCAATATAACATTCAGACTACTACCACCAGCACGGTTTTGCCCTTACATCTAACATCTGTGGGCTATCAAGAATATTCACCAGAACAACGTCTTCGTTTGTTCGAAGAAGACAGAGTTCACATATCGGATGTTCATGGGTACTCAGACACGCAAGTCGATCAGGAtcgtaattattatgtattaaatggAGATGGACAGCGAGATGCGGAAGTATCTTCAACATTCGGTGGCAGGAACGAGGTGAAGGTATATCAAACTTTGACGAGTTACCATTCACCACATCAGGAGCATCGATACAACATAGACGATATCAGTAATGTGGCGCGTAATCATTCGCCGAATCATCATCCGCAGCAGCGAGAGCAAAGTTATGGGAATGTCGATTCATTCGACGGGAGATCGTATAGCCTGCTACTAGCGCCGTCGATGATAAAGACAGAGCCAGCGAGTCCAGACATAGCGGCGACGTCAGGCCTGTACGAACCGACGGGCTCTCCCAGCGGCCCACGGGCCCCACTCTCGCCGGAGGTATCGCATCGAGGCGCCGATAGCGGTGGCTCTTCATCGTCCGTTCACTTCGTTGATTGTTCACGAGCTCCTACGAGCCCGTACTTGCACGTGCACGCGCATGAGCACGCACACACGTGTCCGCTAGATTCCGAGAAGCCGATCCTATCGCTCCTGCATGAGCAAAAGAGAGAGTCGGAGGAGACAACGCAGCATAccgaagagaagagagaggaagaagtaCAGGAGGAGGCAAAATACTGCAGGACGTTGATCAAAGAAGAAGTAAACTTGGACGAGGAAGAGGCGTATGACGAGGGGGAAGAAGTAACTGCATCTTCGTGCGTCGACTATCAACGACCACCTGTTGGCGGGTCGTCGCCAGATAGTTTAGGACCGGTAAGCCCTACGATCGCAATATACGATCGCAATGGTTACTCCTTGCCTTCGAGTCCTCGTGATTCTGCTAGCGCTGCAAGATCCAGAAACAGCTGGTCGGATAGCGAGATGGATCCTCTCTCCATTAACAGCTCGAATTCATGCGGCAGTTTTACTCGCAGACGATCTTTTCCCCTGCGTTTTAAACTTGACGTACTCGATGCTTTCCATCGGGACGAGGAGGTAAAGGAAAATCAACGAGCTACCGCGAGAAAATTTGGTATAAATCGTCGTCAGGTACAAAAATGGCTGGAACAAGAGGCGGATCTCAGGGACGAGATCGCCCTTCGAGGTGATTCGCGTCAACGGTTGGGCCCTATCCAGGATGTCGCTTCTAACAGTGGTCATCAGTATGACTCACCATTGGATCTGACGACGACGAGTTACGCTTCGTTACGAGTTACGAATTGTATTTCGTTGTTGCGTGACCGACTTGAGATGGAATCATATGAACCATTGCCAGCGCAGAACTTGGATCGCGACGTTggtttaatttcttttctacaTCCCATAAATTATCAACACTGCACTGTAATAGAACCATCTTCCGAGGCCTGCAGCAATCTATCTTGCTCCGTAGACAGTCATACTACAATGTCGACGACGTCTTCTTATCAAGAGCTGTCTTTAAGAGACTCCTGTTACGCAGAGCCTGCGATTAAAACATATTGTCATGCGTCCAGAGCAAATTCCGtggtttctaatttttctgaaGGATGCGAGCAAAGAGTTTCACCTCTGAAGAGACAGCATTGTACGTTTGCTTCCTGCTACGATTCGATGTCGTCGCCGAAGAGATTCTGCGAAAGGATCTCAGATGTGGACGACACCTACGATGTACCTCAAGATACGCCTCTTTGTCTTGTAAAACCGAAATTATCGCGGGAGCTTTCTCGAACGGAACGTTTGACAAAAGCGATCGATCAATCAATCAGTACTGTATCAACTTCGAATAATCCTGATGCCATCACTTTCAAGCCTTACCTAGATAATCCTGTGAGTAAACCTATGAAGAAGTGCGCCGTCCAGCACGACTTATCTCCTATTagcaattataatatcaacaacaataacaatgataataattgccagataatttgtaattttaacgagaaaaaaaatcctaATTACGGTGTCAAGCTTAATCTGCAAGTTCCTTGGACATCTAATTTTTTGGGCCTTAGGCATCGAGTATTGCCGAGTGCCTTTGTTAGCGTGTCCTCACTCCACAGATAA
- the Tyn gene encoding uncharacterized protein Tyn isoform X1: protein MLQYQRIVDVLQITLLLVAHQLMGSFAIGTAVAATAASLIFTALLASGDAALARTAFEKLTDYDYRGTTYYSVRNLSLYECQGWCREEAECQAAAFSFVVNPLAPMQDTLCQLQNETAATNPAAQPQRAANMYYMTKLQIRSENVCLRPWAFERIPNKMIRGLDNALIYTSTKEACLAACLNEHRFTCRSVEYNYVTLQCHLGDSDRRTTGQYVQFVDAQGVDYFENLCLKGKEACKAQRIFQMPRIGVADDKVAQYAGLHYYTDKELQVQSESACRLACEIENEFLCRSFLYRGAPQGSAYNCQLFHLDHWTLPDGPSTYLNAERPLIDNGERVGTYFENFCEKGTGPISDPLPVVFETTEDSTINNLTRNDINCDKTGTCYDVSVDCKDTRIAVQVRTNKPFNGRIYALGRSETCNIDVINSDLFRLDLTMSGQDCNTQSVRDGFQTGIYSNTVVLQHHSVVMTKADKIYKVKCTYDMSSKNITFGMMPIRDPEMISITSAPEAPPPRIRILDSRSREVETVRIGDKLTFRIEIPEDTPYGIFARSCVAMAKDSKSTFQIIDDEGCPVDPSIFPSFTPDGNALQSVYEAFRFTESYGVIFQCNVKYCLGPCEPAVCEWGRESVESWGKRRRRSIANSTEEKTEDMTLSQEILVLDFGDEKQSDFLKNDASIDFNEADKTITIVEPCPTKTSVLALGVTCALLVLIYISTIFCYYMKKWLTPRKMMP from the exons ATGGGCTCGTTTGCGATCGGGACGGCGGTAGCAGCCACGGCCGCGAGCCTGATATTCACGGCACTTTTGGCGAGCGGCGACGCCGCGTTGG CCAGGACGGCGTTCGAGAAGCTGACCGACTACGATTACCGCGGCACTACCTATTACAGCGTGAGGAATCTGTCGTTGTACGAGTGCCAAGGATGGTGCAGGGAGGAGGCGGAATGTCAGGCCGCCGCGTTCTCGTTCGTCGTGAATCCCTTGGCGCCGATGCAGGACACCCTCTGCCAGCTGCAGAACGAAACGGCCGCCACGAATCCGGCCGCACAGCCCCAAAGGGCCGCCAATATGTACTACATGACGAAACTGCAGATAAGATCcg agAACGTTTGTCTGCGACCGTGGGCCTTCGAGCGCATCCCGAACAAGATGATTCGCGGCTTGGACAACGCATTAATTTACACATCCACGAAGGAGGCTTGTCTCGCGGCTTGCTTAAACGAGCATCGCTTTACCTGCCGTTCCGTGGAGTACAATTACGTGACGCTCCAGTGTCACCTGGGCGATTCAGATCGACGAACGACAGGTCAATACGTTCAATTCGTGGACGCGCAAGGAGTAGATTACTTCGAGAACTTATGCCTGAAAG GAAAGGAGGCCTGTAAGGCTCAAAGGATCTTCCAAATGCCCAGAATCGGCGTGGCGGACGACAAGGTTGCGCAATACGCGGGCCTGCACTATTACACCGATAAGGAGCTGCAGGTTCAGAGCGAGTCCGCTTGCAGATTAGCCTGCGAAATCGAGAACGAGTTTCTTTGCAGATCCTTCCTTTATCGCGGCGCGCCGCAGGGGTCGGCTTATAATTGTCAGCTCTTCCATTTGGACCACTGGACTCTCCCGGACGGACCGTCGACGTATCTTAATGCGGAGAGGCCCTTGATCGATAATGGAGAACGAGTCGGCACCTACTTCGAGAATTTCTGCGAAA AGGGTACCGGGCCAATATCGGACCCATTGCCGGTCGTTTTCGAGACCACGGAAGATTCTACGATAAACAATCTCACCCGAAACGACATTAATTGCGACAAGACGGGAACTTGCTACGACG tatCGGTTGACTGCAAGGACACTCGTATTGCCGTTCAAGTTCGTACAAATAAGCCTTTCAACGGGCGTATCTACGCTCTCGGACGATCTGAGACTTGCAATATCGACGTTATTAATAGCGATCTCTTCAGACTCGATCTTACGATGAGCGGACAGGATTGTAACACTCAGAGCGTG CGTGACGGTTTTCAGACTGGAATATATTCGAACACGGTCGTACTGCAACATCATTCTGTGGTAATGACAAAGGCCGACAAAATCTACAAAGTTAAATGCACGTACGATATGTCCTCGAAGAATATCACGTTCGGCATGATGCCGATCAGAGATCCGGAAATGATCAGTATCACCAGTGCGCCGGAAGCGCCTCCACCGAGGATTCGTATCCTCGACAGCCGATCGCGAGAAGTCGAAACTGTACGCATTGGTGACAAATTGACGTTTAGAATCGAAATCCCGGAAGATA CTCCTTACGGCATTTTCGCTCGCAGTTGCGTAGCTATGGCAAAGGACTCGAAAAGCACGTTTCAAATTATCGACGACGAAGG ATGTCCCGTCGATCCTTCCATCTTCCCCAGCTTCACTCCCGATGGTAACGCTCTGCAATCTGTATACGAGGCCTTTAGGTTCACCGAATCTTACGGCGTGATCTTCCAGTGTAACGTGAAATACTGTCTGGGACCTTGCGAACcg GCCGTTTGCGAGTGGGGACGTGAATCCGTAGAGTCGTGGGGCAAGAGACGTAGAAGAAGTATCGCGAACTCGACGGAGGAAAAAACCGAAGATATGACTCTGTCTCAAGAGATCTTGGTGCTCGACTTTGGCGACGAGAAGCAGTCCGATTTCCTGAAAAACGATGCCAGCATAGACTTTAACGAAGCAG ACAAAACAATAACCATCGTGGAGCCGTGTCCAACGAAAACCTCGGTGCTGGCGCTCGGGGTGACGTGCGCTCTTCTGGTGCTCATCTATATCTCCACGATTTTCTGTTACTACATGAAGAAATGGCTGACACCTCGTAAAATGATGCCTTAA
- the Atg5 gene encoding autophagy protein 5 — MAHDREVLREIWDGKVPVCFTLNSEEICDLQGPDPFYLMVPRLSYFPLCTEKVRKHFIRHTQSDSKQEHEMWLEFNGMPLKWHYPIGVLLDIYFNDIQFPWNIVVHFDKFPENVLMHCQNKEVIEAHFLSCIKEADVLKHRGQIVSSMQKKDHTQLWNGIMNDKFDQFWSVNGRLMEASTEEGFKYIPFRCYTSDDKYIQKLVKPMNEEGQRKTLKHLLNEVFPDQENVTVCTHGIVPPLETPLQWMSEHLSYPDNFLHLIVVTS, encoded by the exons ATGGCACACGATCGGGAGGTACTACGAGAAATATGGGACGGAAAGGTCCCAGTCTGTTTTACTCTCAACTCGGAGGAAATTTGCGATTTACAAGGGCCTGATCCATTTTACCTGATGGTACCTAGATTAAGTTATTTTCCACTATGTACGGAGAAG GTCCGGAAACATTTCATACGGCATACACAAAGCGACAGTAAACAAGAGCATGAGATGTGGCTGGAGTTTAATGGAATGCCGTTAAAGTGGCATTATCCGATTGGCGTTTTACTCGACATTTATTTCAACGACATTCAATTTCCTTGGAACATTGTCGTCCACTTTGATAAGTTCCCGGAGAACGTTCTAATGCACTGTCAAAATAA GGAAGTCATAGAGGCGCATTTCCTCTCTTGTATAAAAGAAGCTGACGTCTTGAAGCATCGAGGCCAAATTGTCTCCAGTATGCAGAAAAAGGACCACACGCAGCTATGGAACGGCATTATGAATGATAAATTCGATCAGTTTTGGTCCGTGAATGGTAGACTCATGGAAGCCAGTACTGAAGAGGGATTTAAATACATACCTTTCCGTTGTTATACGAGTGACGATAAATACATACAGAAACTTGTTAAACCAATGAACGAAGAAGGCCAAAGAAAAACTTTGAAGCATTTGTTAAACGAAGTATTCCCGGATCAAGAAAATG TTACAGTGTGCACCCATGGCATTGTACCGCCATTAGAGACGCCGCTTCAGTGGATGTCCGAACATTTAAGTTACCCGGATAACTTTCTACATTTAATTGTAGTCACATCATAA
- the Tyn gene encoding uncharacterized protein Tyn isoform X3, whose translation MGSFAIGTAVAATAASLIFTALLASGDAALARTAFEKLTDYDYRGTTYYSVRNLSLYECQGWCREEAECQAAAFSFVVNPLAPMQDTLCQLQNETAATNPAAQPQRAANMYYMTKLQIRSENVCLRPWAFERIPNKMIRGLDNALIYTSTKEACLAACLNEHRFTCRSVEYNYVTLQCHLGDSDRRTTGQYVQFVDAQGVDYFENLCLKGKEACKAQRIFQMPRIGVADDKVAQYAGLHYYTDKELQVQSESACRLACEIENEFLCRSFLYRGAPQGSAYNCQLFHLDHWTLPDGPSTYLNAERPLIDNGERVGTYFENFCEKGTGPISDPLPVVFETTEDSTINNLTRNDINCDKTGTCYDVSVDCKDTRIAVQVRTNKPFNGRIYALGRSETCNIDVINSDLFRLDLTMSGQDCNTQSVRDGFQTGIYSNTVVLQHHSVVMTKADKIYKVKCTYDMSSKNITFGMMPIRDPEMISITSAPEAPPPRIRILDSRSREVETVRIGDKLTFRIEIPEDTPYGIFARSCVAMAKDSKSTFQIIDDEGCPVDPSIFPSFTPDGNALQSVYEAFRFTESYGVIFQCNVKYCLGPCEPAVCEWGRESVESWGKRRRRSIANSTEEKTEDMTLSQEILVLDFGDEKQSDFLKNDASIDFNEADKTITIVEPCPTKTSVLALGVTCALLVLIYISTIFCYYMKKWLTPRKMMP comes from the exons ATGGGCTCGTTTGCGATCGGGACGGCGGTAGCAGCCACGGCCGCGAGCCTGATATTCACGGCACTTTTGGCGAGCGGCGACGCCGCGTTGG CCAGGACGGCGTTCGAGAAGCTGACCGACTACGATTACCGCGGCACTACCTATTACAGCGTGAGGAATCTGTCGTTGTACGAGTGCCAAGGATGGTGCAGGGAGGAGGCGGAATGTCAGGCCGCCGCGTTCTCGTTCGTCGTGAATCCCTTGGCGCCGATGCAGGACACCCTCTGCCAGCTGCAGAACGAAACGGCCGCCACGAATCCGGCCGCACAGCCCCAAAGGGCCGCCAATATGTACTACATGACGAAACTGCAGATAAGATCcg agAACGTTTGTCTGCGACCGTGGGCCTTCGAGCGCATCCCGAACAAGATGATTCGCGGCTTGGACAACGCATTAATTTACACATCCACGAAGGAGGCTTGTCTCGCGGCTTGCTTAAACGAGCATCGCTTTACCTGCCGTTCCGTGGAGTACAATTACGTGACGCTCCAGTGTCACCTGGGCGATTCAGATCGACGAACGACAGGTCAATACGTTCAATTCGTGGACGCGCAAGGAGTAGATTACTTCGAGAACTTATGCCTGAAAG GAAAGGAGGCCTGTAAGGCTCAAAGGATCTTCCAAATGCCCAGAATCGGCGTGGCGGACGACAAGGTTGCGCAATACGCGGGCCTGCACTATTACACCGATAAGGAGCTGCAGGTTCAGAGCGAGTCCGCTTGCAGATTAGCCTGCGAAATCGAGAACGAGTTTCTTTGCAGATCCTTCCTTTATCGCGGCGCGCCGCAGGGGTCGGCTTATAATTGTCAGCTCTTCCATTTGGACCACTGGACTCTCCCGGACGGACCGTCGACGTATCTTAATGCGGAGAGGCCCTTGATCGATAATGGAGAACGAGTCGGCACCTACTTCGAGAATTTCTGCGAAA AGGGTACCGGGCCAATATCGGACCCATTGCCGGTCGTTTTCGAGACCACGGAAGATTCTACGATAAACAATCTCACCCGAAACGACATTAATTGCGACAAGACGGGAACTTGCTACGACG tatCGGTTGACTGCAAGGACACTCGTATTGCCGTTCAAGTTCGTACAAATAAGCCTTTCAACGGGCGTATCTACGCTCTCGGACGATCTGAGACTTGCAATATCGACGTTATTAATAGCGATCTCTTCAGACTCGATCTTACGATGAGCGGACAGGATTGTAACACTCAGAGCGTG CGTGACGGTTTTCAGACTGGAATATATTCGAACACGGTCGTACTGCAACATCATTCTGTGGTAATGACAAAGGCCGACAAAATCTACAAAGTTAAATGCACGTACGATATGTCCTCGAAGAATATCACGTTCGGCATGATGCCGATCAGAGATCCGGAAATGATCAGTATCACCAGTGCGCCGGAAGCGCCTCCACCGAGGATTCGTATCCTCGACAGCCGATCGCGAGAAGTCGAAACTGTACGCATTGGTGACAAATTGACGTTTAGAATCGAAATCCCGGAAGATA CTCCTTACGGCATTTTCGCTCGCAGTTGCGTAGCTATGGCAAAGGACTCGAAAAGCACGTTTCAAATTATCGACGACGAAGG ATGTCCCGTCGATCCTTCCATCTTCCCCAGCTTCACTCCCGATGGTAACGCTCTGCAATCTGTATACGAGGCCTTTAGGTTCACCGAATCTTACGGCGTGATCTTCCAGTGTAACGTGAAATACTGTCTGGGACCTTGCGAACcg GCCGTTTGCGAGTGGGGACGTGAATCCGTAGAGTCGTGGGGCAAGAGACGTAGAAGAAGTATCGCGAACTCGACGGAGGAAAAAACCGAAGATATGACTCTGTCTCAAGAGATCTTGGTGCTCGACTTTGGCGACGAGAAGCAGTCCGATTTCCTGAAAAACGATGCCAGCATAGACTTTAACGAAGCAG ACAAAACAATAACCATCGTGGAGCCGTGTCCAACGAAAACCTCGGTGCTGGCGCTCGGGGTGACGTGCGCTCTTCTGGTGCTCATCTATATCTCCACGATTTTCTGTTACTACATGAAGAAATGGCTGACACCTCGTAAAATGATGCCTTAA
- the Tyn gene encoding uncharacterized protein Tyn isoform X2 gives MLQYQRIVDVLQITLLLVAHQLMGSFAIGTAVAATAASLIFTALLASGDAALARTAFEKLTDYDYRGTTYYSVRNLSLYECQGWCREEAECQAAAFSFVVNPLAPMQDTLCQLQNETAATNPAAQPQRAANMYYMTKLQIRSENVCLRPWAFERIPNKMIRGLDNALIYTSTKEACLAACLNEHRFTCRSVEYNYVTLQCHLGDSDRRTTGQYVQFVDAQGVDYFENLCLKGKEACKAQRIFQMPRIGVADDKVAQYAGLHYYTDKELQVQSESACRLACEIENEFLCRSFLYRGAPQGSAYNCQLFHLDHWTLPDGPSTYLNAERPLIDNGERVGTYFENFCEKGTGPISDPLPVVFETTEDSTINNLTRNDINCDKTGTCYDVSVDCKDTRIAVQVRTNKPFNGRIYALGRSETCNIDVINSDLFRLDLTMSGQDCNTQSVTGIYSNTVVLQHHSVVMTKADKIYKVKCTYDMSSKNITFGMMPIRDPEMISITSAPEAPPPRIRILDSRSREVETVRIGDKLTFRIEIPEDTPYGIFARSCVAMAKDSKSTFQIIDDEGCPVDPSIFPSFTPDGNALQSVYEAFRFTESYGVIFQCNVKYCLGPCEPAVCEWGRESVESWGKRRRRSIANSTEEKTEDMTLSQEILVLDFGDEKQSDFLKNDASIDFNEADKTITIVEPCPTKTSVLALGVTCALLVLIYISTIFCYYMKKWLTPRKMMP, from the exons ATGGGCTCGTTTGCGATCGGGACGGCGGTAGCAGCCACGGCCGCGAGCCTGATATTCACGGCACTTTTGGCGAGCGGCGACGCCGCGTTGG CCAGGACGGCGTTCGAGAAGCTGACCGACTACGATTACCGCGGCACTACCTATTACAGCGTGAGGAATCTGTCGTTGTACGAGTGCCAAGGATGGTGCAGGGAGGAGGCGGAATGTCAGGCCGCCGCGTTCTCGTTCGTCGTGAATCCCTTGGCGCCGATGCAGGACACCCTCTGCCAGCTGCAGAACGAAACGGCCGCCACGAATCCGGCCGCACAGCCCCAAAGGGCCGCCAATATGTACTACATGACGAAACTGCAGATAAGATCcg agAACGTTTGTCTGCGACCGTGGGCCTTCGAGCGCATCCCGAACAAGATGATTCGCGGCTTGGACAACGCATTAATTTACACATCCACGAAGGAGGCTTGTCTCGCGGCTTGCTTAAACGAGCATCGCTTTACCTGCCGTTCCGTGGAGTACAATTACGTGACGCTCCAGTGTCACCTGGGCGATTCAGATCGACGAACGACAGGTCAATACGTTCAATTCGTGGACGCGCAAGGAGTAGATTACTTCGAGAACTTATGCCTGAAAG GAAAGGAGGCCTGTAAGGCTCAAAGGATCTTCCAAATGCCCAGAATCGGCGTGGCGGACGACAAGGTTGCGCAATACGCGGGCCTGCACTATTACACCGATAAGGAGCTGCAGGTTCAGAGCGAGTCCGCTTGCAGATTAGCCTGCGAAATCGAGAACGAGTTTCTTTGCAGATCCTTCCTTTATCGCGGCGCGCCGCAGGGGTCGGCTTATAATTGTCAGCTCTTCCATTTGGACCACTGGACTCTCCCGGACGGACCGTCGACGTATCTTAATGCGGAGAGGCCCTTGATCGATAATGGAGAACGAGTCGGCACCTACTTCGAGAATTTCTGCGAAA AGGGTACCGGGCCAATATCGGACCCATTGCCGGTCGTTTTCGAGACCACGGAAGATTCTACGATAAACAATCTCACCCGAAACGACATTAATTGCGACAAGACGGGAACTTGCTACGACG tatCGGTTGACTGCAAGGACACTCGTATTGCCGTTCAAGTTCGTACAAATAAGCCTTTCAACGGGCGTATCTACGCTCTCGGACGATCTGAGACTTGCAATATCGACGTTATTAATAGCGATCTCTTCAGACTCGATCTTACGATGAGCGGACAGGATTGTAACACTCAGAGCGTG ACTGGAATATATTCGAACACGGTCGTACTGCAACATCATTCTGTGGTAATGACAAAGGCCGACAAAATCTACAAAGTTAAATGCACGTACGATATGTCCTCGAAGAATATCACGTTCGGCATGATGCCGATCAGAGATCCGGAAATGATCAGTATCACCAGTGCGCCGGAAGCGCCTCCACCGAGGATTCGTATCCTCGACAGCCGATCGCGAGAAGTCGAAACTGTACGCATTGGTGACAAATTGACGTTTAGAATCGAAATCCCGGAAGATA CTCCTTACGGCATTTTCGCTCGCAGTTGCGTAGCTATGGCAAAGGACTCGAAAAGCACGTTTCAAATTATCGACGACGAAGG ATGTCCCGTCGATCCTTCCATCTTCCCCAGCTTCACTCCCGATGGTAACGCTCTGCAATCTGTATACGAGGCCTTTAGGTTCACCGAATCTTACGGCGTGATCTTCCAGTGTAACGTGAAATACTGTCTGGGACCTTGCGAACcg GCCGTTTGCGAGTGGGGACGTGAATCCGTAGAGTCGTGGGGCAAGAGACGTAGAAGAAGTATCGCGAACTCGACGGAGGAAAAAACCGAAGATATGACTCTGTCTCAAGAGATCTTGGTGCTCGACTTTGGCGACGAGAAGCAGTCCGATTTCCTGAAAAACGATGCCAGCATAGACTTTAACGAAGCAG ACAAAACAATAACCATCGTGGAGCCGTGTCCAACGAAAACCTCGGTGCTGGCGCTCGGGGTGACGTGCGCTCTTCTGGTGCTCATCTATATCTCCACGATTTTCTGTTACTACATGAAGAAATGGCTGACACCTCGTAAAATGATGCCTTAA